In one window of Dehalococcoidia bacterium DNA:
- a CDS encoding dTDP-4-dehydrorhamnose 3,5-epimerase family protein, translating to MIEGVEIKTLVTHSDERGFFREVVRATEGIVREGWAQVSHSLMFPGVAKAWHVHPTQTDWWYVVAGDLKVALYDLRDGSPTKGELQEVFLGEHYEAQLLKIPPGVAHGCKAIGGQAHLVYLTSSVYDPKEEGRIPHDDPTIGYDWLALPPIT from the coding sequence GTGATCGAAGGCGTTGAGATAAAGACCCTGGTTACCCACTCCGACGAGCGCGGCTTCTTTCGCGAGGTCGTGCGCGCCACCGAGGGCATCGTCCGCGAGGGCTGGGCGCAGGTAAGCCACTCCCTCATGTTCCCGGGCGTGGCCAAGGCGTGGCACGTCCACCCGACGCAGACCGATTGGTGGTACGTGGTGGCCGGCGATTTGAAGGTGGCGCTGTACGACCTGCGGGACGGCTCGCCGACGAAGGGAGAGCTACAGGAGGTCTTTCTCGGCGAGCACTACGAGGCGCAACTGCTGAAGATACCGCCCGGCGTCGCCCACGGCTGCAAAGCGATCGGCGGGCAGGCGCACCTCGTTTACCTGACCTCCAGCGTGTACGACCCGAAAGAAGAGGGGCGCATCCCCCACGACGACCCGACCATCGGCTACGACTGGCTGGCGCTGCCGCCCATAACCTGA
- a CDS encoding exopolysaccharide biosynthesis polyprenyl glycosylphosphotransferase, with protein sequence MATDSAIRAERDRTETAGGVTPFSRELTDAPRLQLALKRAMDIAVATVLLAILAPLFLLLALVVKLTSPGPILYRWRVVGRGGRYFTGYKFRTMVQDADRMKSDLLAHNEMIGPAFKMKNDPRVTPVGRFLRRRSLDELPQLWSVLKGDMSLVGPRPALQEDYERFTDWQKLRVAVKPGITCLWQVSGRNRISDFDEWVRLDLKYIEEWSLWLDITILLKTIPAVISGRGAS encoded by the coding sequence TTGGCTACAGACTCAGCAATCAGAGCCGAGCGAGACCGAACCGAGACGGCGGGCGGCGTAACGCCGTTTTCCCGTGAGCTCACGGATGCGCCTCGCCTGCAGCTTGCCCTGAAGCGGGCGATGGACATCGCCGTGGCGACCGTCCTGCTCGCAATTCTCGCCCCCCTGTTTCTGCTTCTCGCCCTCGTCGTCAAGCTCACGTCGCCCGGCCCGATTCTCTACCGATGGCGAGTGGTCGGCCGCGGAGGCCGCTACTTCACCGGCTACAAATTCCGCACGATGGTCCAGGACGCCGACCGAATGAAGAGCGATCTGCTGGCGCACAATGAAATGATCGGCCCGGCGTTCAAGATGAAGAATGACCCGCGCGTGACGCCTGTGGGCCGGTTTCTGCGGCGCCGCTCCCTCGACGAGCTACCCCAGCTCTGGAGCGTCCTCAAGGGCGACATGAGCCTGGTGGGCCCGCGGCCGGCGCTTCAGGAGGACTATGAGCGGTTCACGGACTGGCAGAAACTGAGGGTGGCCGTGAAGCCGGGCATAACCTGTCTCTGGCAGGTCTCCGGCCGGAACCGTATCAGTGACTTCGATGAGTGGGTGCGCCTCGACCTGAAGTACATCGAAGAGTGGTCGCTCTGGCTTGACATCACGATTCTCTTGAAGACGATTCCCGCGGTAATCAGCGGGCGCGGCGCTTCTTGA
- a CDS encoding CaiB/BaiF CoA-transferase family protein, which produces MSPPLEGVRVVSMAEQYPGPYCTLLLADMGADVVLAERPGSGDPSRGPGGMSDHFAALNRNKRSITVNLKSAEGLEVCRRLIERADVFVEGFRPGTMDRLGLGHEALSTLNPALVYCSISGFGQDGPYRDRPAHDISYQGIAGLLANLIDRGSFSNRPAVAIGDLSSGMFAALGILAALFARQQTGRGQYVDVSMTDGLVSWMTTALYSQLKTGRAMFLGDGAGYGVYRTGDGKYITLSVALEPHFWRNLWTVMGRPDLGALSFVERMQRNAELDAILRETFLTKTRDEWVDLLAAGDVPSGPVLTLEEVAAHPQIQARQMVFQWEAPDGRVEKLVNHPIRFSETPAAMRLPAPALGEHTDELLRQLGYGDDEIRRLHENNAV; this is translated from the coding sequence ATGAGTCCGCCGCTCGAAGGCGTGAGAGTCGTCTCAATGGCCGAGCAGTACCCCGGCCCCTACTGCACGCTCCTCCTCGCCGACATGGGCGCCGACGTCGTCCTGGCGGAACGCCCCGGCAGCGGCGACCCGTCGCGCGGCCCCGGTGGCATGTCCGACCACTTCGCGGCCCTGAACCGCAACAAGCGGAGCATCACCGTCAACCTGAAGTCGGCGGAGGGGCTGGAAGTCTGCCGCCGGCTCATCGAGCGGGCGGACGTCTTCGTCGAGGGCTTCCGGCCCGGCACTATGGACCGCCTGGGCCTGGGCCACGAGGCGCTGTCGACGCTGAACCCTGCGCTGGTCTACTGCTCGATATCGGGCTTCGGGCAGGACGGCCCTTATCGCGACCGTCCAGCCCACGACATCAGCTACCAGGGGATTGCGGGGCTGCTCGCCAATCTTATCGATAGGGGCAGCTTCTCCAACCGTCCGGCGGTGGCGATCGGCGACCTGTCGTCGGGGATGTTCGCGGCGCTGGGCATCCTCGCCGCCCTTTTCGCCCGGCAGCAGACGGGACGCGGCCAGTACGTCGACGTGTCAATGACGGACGGCCTCGTCTCCTGGATGACCACAGCGCTCTACTCGCAGCTCAAGACGGGCCGCGCGATGTTTCTGGGCGACGGCGCCGGCTACGGCGTCTACAGGACCGGCGACGGCAAGTACATCACCCTCAGCGTCGCCCTGGAGCCGCACTTCTGGCGCAACCTGTGGACGGTGATGGGCCGTCCGGACCTCGGTGCTCTGTCGTTTGTCGAGAGGATGCAGCGGAACGCCGAGCTCGACGCCATCCTGCGTGAGACCTTCCTCACGAAGACCCGCGACGAGTGGGTCGACCTGCTGGCCGCGGGCGACGTGCCCTCGGGGCCGGTGCTCACGTTAGAAGAGGTAGCGGCGCATCCTCAGATACAGGCGCGTCAGATGGTGTTCCAATGGGAGGCGCCGGACGGCCGTGTGGAGAAGCTGGTCAATCACCCGATACGCTTCTCGGAGACGCCCGCCGCCATGCGGCTCCCCGCGCCCGCTCTGGGAGAGCACACCGACGAGTTGCTGCGCCAGCTCGGCTACGGTGACGACGAGATACGCAGGTTGCATGAAAACAATGCGGTCTAG
- a CDS encoding DUF3047 domain-containing protein: MSTKRFVALLLSCFLLAGALLIAACDGDAEEGASGNLLVNPGFEEGADPWYSMETRGWGEPFEISEDVAHSGARSALLKLRPPSEPAQHRVFGVVQSLKPDSFPEFLSGFYRVENWRKDAPFQYLQFVVIAFPKGGQGNIQIRYLLAGADAEPFEISNARFVFVGKDEPRTGEWVYFERDVAQDFRELWGEVPQELDELRVFFEARYDAPGLITGEMHGDVYYDDLYLGSKAGAPSHP, encoded by the coding sequence GTGTCCACGAAGCGTTTCGTCGCCCTCCTGCTCTCCTGTTTCCTGCTTGCGGGGGCCCTTCTCATTGCGGCGTGCGACGGCGACGCCGAAGAGGGCGCCTCCGGCAACCTGCTCGTAAACCCAGGGTTCGAGGAAGGCGCGGACCCCTGGTACTCGATGGAGACGCGCGGTTGGGGAGAGCCGTTCGAGATCAGCGAGGACGTCGCCCACTCAGGCGCGCGCAGCGCCCTCCTGAAGCTGCGTCCGCCCTCCGAGCCGGCGCAGCACCGCGTTTTCGGCGTCGTGCAAAGTCTCAAGCCCGATAGCTTCCCCGAGTTCCTTTCCGGCTTCTACCGGGTGGAGAACTGGCGCAAGGATGCGCCCTTTCAGTACCTGCAGTTCGTCGTCATCGCCTTCCCCAAGGGCGGCCAGGGCAACATTCAGATCCGCTACCTTCTCGCGGGCGCGGACGCCGAACCGTTCGAGATCAGCAACGCCCGGTTCGTCTTCGTGGGAAAGGACGAGCCGCGCACCGGCGAATGGGTCTATTTCGAGCGAGACGTGGCCCAGGACTTCCGCGAGCTGTGGGGAGAGGTGCCGCAGGAGCTGGATGAGCTGCGCGTCTTCTTCGAGGCGCGCTATGACGCGCCGGGCCTGATCACCGGCGAAATGCACGGCGACGTCTACTACGACGACCTCTACCTGGGGAGCAAAGCCGGCGCTCCGTCCCATCCCTGA
- a CDS encoding zinc-binding dehydrogenase, with protein MKAVVFEEHGGPEVLKYTDVPEPVISPNEVLIKIKASGCNYNDVWARRGMPGMSVIMPHISGSDASGEVVEVGSEVKNVKPGDEVVVFSSLSCGVCEACARGDVFFCRQFKIWGFQTGPLDGGHAEYAKVPAFNVVPKPANLSHEQAASMPLVLFTAWRMLVTRAKIKPGDFVLVWGAGGGLGTMAVQICRLHNARAIAVANNDDKLEVAKQLGAAYTINRGKQNVAEEVRKITDRRGVDIVFEHVGEATWETSVQCLKWGGTIVTCGATSGFEAKTDIRFLWNKQLNLLGSHMANKAEFLEALRFVESGDIRPAIFIALPLKEAGLAQQQMEDGRVIGKIVLSR; from the coding sequence GTGAAAGCAGTGGTCTTCGAAGAGCACGGCGGCCCTGAGGTGCTGAAGTACACCGACGTGCCGGAACCGGTGATATCGCCGAATGAGGTCCTTATCAAGATAAAGGCCTCCGGCTGCAACTATAACGACGTCTGGGCGCGCCGCGGCATGCCCGGCATGTCGGTGATCATGCCCCACATCTCGGGAAGCGACGCCTCAGGTGAAGTGGTCGAAGTCGGGAGTGAAGTCAAGAACGTCAAGCCGGGCGATGAGGTCGTCGTCTTCAGCAGCCTCAGCTGCGGCGTCTGCGAGGCCTGCGCCCGCGGCGACGTCTTCTTCTGCCGCCAGTTCAAGATATGGGGCTTCCAGACCGGCCCCCTCGACGGCGGCCACGCCGAGTACGCGAAAGTCCCCGCCTTCAACGTCGTCCCCAAGCCGGCGAACCTGAGCCATGAGCAGGCGGCCTCGATGCCCCTCGTGCTCTTTACCGCATGGCGCATGCTCGTCACCAGGGCGAAGATCAAGCCCGGCGACTTCGTGCTGGTTTGGGGCGCCGGCGGCGGTCTGGGCACGATGGCGGTGCAGATATGCCGGCTGCACAACGCCCGCGCAATTGCCGTCGCCAACAACGATGACAAGCTCGAAGTGGCGAAGCAGTTGGGCGCCGCCTACACCATCAACCGCGGCAAACAGAACGTCGCCGAGGAGGTGCGGAAGATCACCGACCGACGCGGGGTCGACATCGTATTCGAGCACGTGGGCGAGGCGACGTGGGAGACGAGCGTGCAGTGCCTGAAGTGGGGCGGGACGATAGTTACTTGCGGCGCCACCAGCGGCTTCGAGGCGAAGACGGACATCCGCTTTCTCTGGAACAAGCAGCTTAACCTGCTCGGCTCGCACATGGCGAACAAGGCGGAGTTCCTGGAGGCGTTGCGCTTTGTGGAGAGCGGCGACATCAGGCCGGCGATATTCATCGCGCTGCCGTTGAAAGAGGCGGGCCTCGCGCAGCAGCAGATGGAGGACGGCCGCGTGATAGGGAAGATCGTACTCAGCCGCTAG
- a CDS encoding glycosyltransferase family 1 protein, with translation MKIAIDAHMVGHQATGNETYTLNLIDALARLDGAGREYTVYVDRRGLSSLPPSLNGRVRVRVLPLHSPLVRIPFLLPVELWRRRADVAHMHYILPPVVPRCATVLTVHDISFERYPDFFSRSELLRARTLVPFSARRADVVIAVSEFTKADLVSFYGIDPEKIVVTSAAPAPHFHPLDDRRRIDAVRREYGIDGPFILYVGNIQPRKNLRRLIEAFAATACESDIPHRLVIVGKKAWLHSPVLEAARASRLSERITFTGYVPDKDLPALYNAADLFVYPSIFEGFGLPVLEAMSCGTPVITSNTSSLPEVGGDAAVYFDPLDAGDIARAIRAALADPELRSRLSARGLARAKEFSWAATARKTVEAYEQAFRARFGASKAATAIAEHKTVISGRSQRS, from the coding sequence TTGAAGATTGCGATTGACGCTCACATGGTAGGGCATCAGGCGACCGGCAACGAGACCTACACTCTAAATCTCATCGATGCCCTGGCGCGCCTCGACGGAGCGGGTCGCGAGTACACCGTCTACGTCGACCGGCGCGGTCTGAGCAGCCTTCCCCCTTCCCTGAACGGTCGCGTGAGGGTGCGCGTCCTGCCGCTGCATTCGCCGCTGGTGCGGATTCCCTTCCTCTTGCCCGTCGAGCTGTGGCGACGTCGAGCGGACGTGGCGCACATGCACTACATCCTGCCGCCGGTCGTTCCTCGCTGTGCCACCGTCCTCACAGTCCACGATATCTCTTTCGAACGCTATCCTGACTTCTTCAGTCGCAGCGAGCTGCTGCGGGCGCGGACCCTTGTCCCCTTTTCCGCTCGCCGCGCCGATGTCGTGATCGCGGTCTCCGAATTCACGAAGGCAGATCTCGTCAGCTTCTACGGCATCGACCCGGAGAAGATCGTGGTCACGTCGGCGGCGCCGGCCCCCCACTTTCATCCGCTGGACGACCGCCGGCGGATCGATGCCGTGCGCAGGGAGTACGGGATCGACGGCCCGTTCATTCTGTACGTGGGCAACATTCAGCCGCGGAAGAACCTGCGGCGCCTGATAGAGGCCTTCGCTGCCACAGCATGCGAAAGCGACATTCCTCATCGCCTGGTTATCGTCGGCAAGAAGGCGTGGCTGCATTCGCCCGTTCTCGAAGCGGCGCGAGCTTCGAGGTTGAGCGAGAGGATAACGTTCACAGGTTACGTCCCGGATAAAGACCTGCCCGCCCTCTACAACGCCGCTGACCTATTCGTCTATCCGTCCATCTTTGAAGGCTTCGGCCTTCCCGTCCTGGAGGCGATGTCCTGCGGCACTCCCGTTATCACGTCCAACACGTCGTCTCTTCCCGAAGTGGGAGGCGATGCCGCGGTCTATTTCGATCCTTTGGACGCCGGCGACATCGCCCGCGCGATTCGAGCCGCGCTGGCGGACCCGGAGCTACGGTCGAGGCTTTCGGCGCGCGGGCTGGCGCGGGCGAAAGAGTTTTCTTGGGCGGCCACCGCCCGGAAGACCGTCGAAGCGTACGAGCAGGCGTTCAGGGCACGTTTCGGTGCGTCGAAGGCAGCCACTGCAATAGCGGAGCACAAGACGGTTATTAGCGGAAGGAGTCAGCGCTCATGA
- a CDS encoding O-antigen ligase family protein, translating to MRACAPYASLESSERAGGIAFPLLLVYFVVAGAGLLVPLLNRPVLVLAPIGLAAAFMLVARRMDLGIYLLIASTAFNRYNFEVAGWNAKVENIVLLVVLTAWALRVTSGRDRAQRLPFALLIGLFLLTNVLSSVMNSADVYKSMRIVVRMTLAVALFYLIFGYVSDRAKLLAALRALLITGAGACAFGVGALIVWHLNGWDVGVQHDPITGVVSAKGTLWEGNIFGSYAAGIAVLSGSLLVSRAPTLQRGLLSVVFVLAMAALIMSLTRAAWVAFAAAAVLAVVFLRGVRLRTALLVTGMAAVALTLVFRFDLGGVPDDVSARFATLSAIRSDTNTVSRLKNIDLGLDEWRSKPLLGWGTDGFHINHPEILSALPSPQLATLYDTGIVGLVLFAGLVGALLFHSVRASARAGDEQVGAMLGALTIAAVAQLVAFQATDAFWLGFIWVYFGLMMGAVRLLEKGTRVEDCD from the coding sequence ATGAGAGCCTGCGCGCCTTACGCGTCGCTCGAATCGAGCGAAAGGGCGGGAGGAATCGCCTTCCCCCTGCTGCTGGTCTACTTCGTTGTCGCGGGCGCCGGCTTGCTGGTCCCGTTGCTTAACCGTCCGGTGCTTGTCCTCGCGCCGATCGGGCTTGCGGCGGCCTTCATGCTGGTGGCGCGCCGTATGGACCTCGGGATTTATCTGCTCATCGCTTCAACGGCCTTCAACCGCTACAACTTTGAGGTCGCGGGCTGGAATGCCAAGGTGGAGAACATCGTTCTGCTGGTAGTGCTGACGGCCTGGGCGTTGCGCGTCACCTCCGGCCGTGATCGCGCTCAGCGGCTGCCCTTCGCCCTGCTGATCGGCCTTTTCCTGCTGACAAATGTCTTGTCTTCGGTCATGAACTCGGCGGATGTCTACAAGAGCATGCGGATAGTCGTCCGGATGACTCTCGCCGTCGCCCTCTTCTACCTCATATTCGGGTACGTCTCAGACCGGGCGAAACTCCTGGCGGCGCTGCGGGCGCTGCTCATTACGGGGGCAGGGGCGTGCGCATTCGGCGTGGGGGCGCTCATTGTCTGGCACCTAAATGGGTGGGACGTGGGCGTGCAGCATGACCCAATCACCGGCGTTGTCTCGGCCAAGGGGACACTGTGGGAGGGGAACATCTTCGGCTCCTACGCCGCCGGCATAGCTGTTCTCAGCGGTTCTCTTCTTGTGTCACGGGCTCCCACTCTTCAGCGCGGGTTGCTGTCCGTCGTCTTCGTTCTGGCGATGGCGGCGCTGATCATGAGCCTGACCCGGGCAGCTTGGGTGGCCTTCGCCGCCGCCGCGGTGCTCGCCGTCGTCTTCCTGCGGGGCGTGCGGTTGCGGACGGCGTTACTGGTGACAGGAATGGCCGCGGTTGCCCTGACGCTGGTATTCCGGTTCGACCTCGGTGGGGTGCCCGACGACGTTTCTGCGCGCTTTGCCACGCTCTCCGCCATACGATCCGACACGAACACCGTGTCGCGGCTGAAAAACATCGACCTTGGTCTCGATGAGTGGCGGTCAAAGCCCTTGCTTGGCTGGGGCACCGACGGCTTTCACATCAACCACCCCGAAATACTATCGGCGTTGCCCAGTCCTCAACTGGCCACTCTGTACGATACGGGAATCGTCGGTCTTGTTCTTTTCGCTGGCCTTGTTGGCGCGCTGCTGTTCCACTCCGTGCGGGCTTCGGCGCGCGCCGGCGACGAACAGGTGGGGGCAATGCTGGGAGCATTGACCATCGCTGCCGTCGCTCAGCTCGTCGCGTTTCAGGCAACCGACGCCTTCTGGCTGGGCTTCATCTGGGTGTATTTCGGACTGATGATGGGAGCGGTGAGGCTGCTCGAGAAAGGGACCCGCGTTGAAGATTGCGATTGA
- a CDS encoding DUF1972 domain-containing protein, translated as MSSARIIAFGNKERPAAGGLRIAIIGARGIPARWGGFETVASELAPRLVERGHDVTVYCRPRYSLPSRPETYRSVKLRYLPALYTKSLETLSHESLSAAHSFLSRFDLLYVLGFRASFLYLLARLIGIPVVMNTDGFDWRRRKWGKVGRLYLRIAEAIGARWTATHLICDSRALQPYFRREYGRDSKFIAYGANLFESSNPAVLDRYGLVSGDYFLVVARIEPENNIDLIVRAFSQVETDKKLAVVGAANYRSRYLEDLKRTADPRVRFLGGVYEPGHIEEIFANSFAYLHGHEVGGTNPALLHAMGCGCCAAALDVPFNREIVGDAGLLWRKSGRELSALLNALLNDPARADALRVAARERVRKRYSWDAIADDYDRFFREIAGRKRHRRSDRQEERNWLQTQQSEPSETEPRRRAA; from the coding sequence GTGTCGTCAGCGAGAATAATCGCCTTCGGCAACAAAGAAAGGCCGGCCGCCGGAGGGCTTCGTATCGCGATCATCGGCGCGCGCGGGATTCCCGCCCGCTGGGGAGGCTTCGAGACGGTCGCCTCGGAGCTGGCTCCTCGCCTCGTGGAGCGTGGCCACGACGTGACGGTCTACTGCCGGCCCCGCTACTCGCTTCCCTCGCGGCCGGAGACGTATCGAAGCGTAAAGCTGCGCTATTTGCCCGCCCTCTACACGAAGTCGCTGGAAACGCTTTCCCACGAGTCCCTGAGCGCGGCCCACTCGTTCCTGTCGCGGTTCGATCTCTTGTACGTGCTCGGTTTCCGGGCCAGCTTCCTGTACCTGCTGGCGCGGCTGATAGGGATACCGGTGGTGATGAACACCGACGGCTTCGATTGGCGCCGCCGGAAGTGGGGGAAGGTCGGGCGCCTCTATTTGCGCATCGCGGAGGCGATCGGTGCCCGCTGGACGGCAACCCACCTCATCTGCGACTCGCGCGCCCTCCAGCCTTACTTTCGGCGCGAGTACGGCCGCGACAGCAAGTTCATCGCCTACGGCGCCAATCTCTTTGAGTCCAGCAATCCAGCCGTTCTCGACAGGTACGGCCTCGTCTCGGGGGACTACTTTCTGGTGGTGGCCCGCATCGAGCCTGAGAACAACATCGACCTCATCGTCCGCGCCTTCTCCCAGGTTGAGACCGACAAGAAGCTGGCGGTGGTGGGCGCCGCCAACTATCGCAGCCGTTACCTGGAAGACCTGAAGCGCACGGCTGACCCCCGCGTGCGCTTTCTGGGCGGCGTCTACGAGCCCGGACACATCGAAGAGATATTCGCGAACTCATTCGCCTACCTGCATGGTCATGAAGTGGGCGGGACAAACCCTGCCTTGCTGCACGCGATGGGGTGCGGCTGCTGCGCCGCGGCGCTGGATGTGCCGTTCAACCGCGAGATCGTGGGTGACGCCGGCCTATTGTGGCGGAAGTCGGGGAGAGAGCTGAGCGCGCTCTTGAACGCTCTGCTCAATGACCCCGCTCGCGCCGACGCGCTTCGGGTCGCCGCCAGGGAGCGCGTACGCAAGCGCTATTCCTGGGACGCCATCGCCGACGATTATGATCGCTTCTTCCGCGAGATTGCCGGGCGAAAGCGTCACCGCAGGAGCGATCGTCAGGAGGAACGGAATTGGCTACAGACTCAGCAATCAGAGCCGAGCGAGACCGAACCGAGACGGCGGGCGGCGTAA
- a CDS encoding ArsA family ATPase, with protein MPRIILYTGKGGVGKTTAAAATALRAADMGYRTVVMSTDTAHSLADSFDTPLGPQPVPVTENLWAQESDVYFSIKNWWGIVQEWLTALLIWQGMQELEAEEVAVLPGMEELASLFWVSDHYESGNYDVVIVDCAPTGQTLSLLAFPESARWWVDKVLPVERRVAQIAGPVVRGLTGMPVPDRKVFDAAEDLLHRLMRLHALLTNAEVCTVRLVVNPEKMVIKETQRSFTYLNLYGYVTDAVICNRVLPEQVESDYFAAWRKAQRRHRKRIEEAFSPLPVLTAPLAGREVVGLDRLREMSGHMFGERDPSDIFYPYVAQEVRSSDGDYVLSLALPFVKKTEVSLAQRGDELTVRAGPYRREVLLPRVLAGRRAVNAEMEDARLNILFKRETPRPARR; from the coding sequence GTGCCGCGCATCATCCTCTACACGGGCAAGGGCGGAGTCGGGAAGACGACGGCGGCGGCGGCAACCGCCCTGCGCGCGGCGGACATGGGCTACCGCACCGTCGTGATGAGCACGGACACCGCCCACAGCCTCGCCGACTCGTTCGACACGCCGCTGGGCCCGCAGCCGGTGCCCGTGACGGAGAACCTCTGGGCGCAGGAAAGCGACGTCTACTTCAGCATTAAGAACTGGTGGGGAATCGTCCAGGAGTGGCTGACCGCGCTCCTCATCTGGCAGGGCATGCAGGAGCTGGAGGCGGAAGAGGTGGCCGTGCTGCCGGGAATGGAAGAGCTTGCCAGCCTCTTCTGGGTGAGCGACCACTACGAGAGCGGCAACTACGACGTGGTCATCGTCGACTGCGCGCCCACGGGACAGACGCTGAGCCTGCTCGCGTTTCCCGAATCGGCGCGCTGGTGGGTCGATAAGGTGCTGCCCGTGGAGAGAAGGGTGGCGCAGATCGCGGGCCCCGTCGTCCGGGGACTGACCGGCATGCCCGTACCGGACAGAAAGGTGTTCGACGCCGCGGAGGACCTGCTGCACCGGCTCATGCGCCTACACGCGCTCCTCACGAACGCGGAGGTCTGCACCGTGCGCCTCGTGGTCAACCCCGAGAAGATGGTCATCAAGGAGACGCAGCGCAGTTTCACCTACCTCAACCTGTACGGCTACGTGACCGACGCCGTCATCTGCAACCGGGTGCTGCCGGAGCAGGTGGAGTCGGACTACTTCGCGGCGTGGAGGAAGGCGCAGCGACGGCACCGGAAGCGGATCGAGGAGGCGTTTTCGCCGCTGCCCGTCCTGACGGCGCCGCTGGCGGGACGCGAGGTGGTCGGGCTCGACAGGCTGCGCGAGATGTCGGGGCACATGTTCGGAGAACGCGACCCAAGCGATATCTTCTACCCCTACGTTGCCCAGGAGGTGCGCTCCAGCGACGGCGACTACGTGTTGAGCCTGGCGCTGCCTTTCGTGAAGAAAACGGAGGTGTCGCTGGCGCAACGGGGCGACGAACTGACGGTGCGCGCGGGGCCGTACCGTCGCGAGGTGCTGCTGCCGCGCGTCCTCGCCGGACGGCGCGCAGTCAACGCCGAGATGGAGGACGCGCGCCTCAACATCCTCTTCAAGCGCGAGACGCCGAGACCGGCCCGGCGCTAG
- a CDS encoding sensor domain-containing diguanylate cyclase, translated as MKGGIGRWLLGSEKTKRRAAEGDGAELEPGVLQAKVRRLHELNLLSLLLHSAGTTEEMMALFLERAPDITGAKIVYPLLLDRRRDVLHAKPLEGTNDPRLDQASLAFEAEMTQLEFPLYLRSTRRIVLEGGEVVLTSTVRDLAEDVLGRQSCESGQKRLDVKKLAMVPLVIGDEPLGLITFMFDHEDIDVEMLEMLAGHCMLALKAALDQNAAGRFGEVDEVTWLYNRRHFAEKLSEEITRARRYSRALSIVLFDIDGFSVFNESYGPTMGDKLLRSVAMTLATSLKEPELTARYGNDEFALLLPESNRASAVALASKLLAQIGQVTVFGGSGPPEPVTASVAIACYPEDGSNREELLEAVEASLEEAKREKKDSRSGAGDSLSWIVSERA; from the coding sequence ATGAAAGGAGGCATAGGCAGGTGGCTTCTGGGCTCGGAGAAGACGAAGCGCCGCGCAGCCGAAGGCGACGGCGCGGAGCTTGAGCCGGGGGTGCTGCAAGCGAAGGTGCGCCGGCTGCACGAGCTTAACTTACTGTCGCTGCTGCTCCACAGCGCCGGCACGACAGAAGAGATGATGGCCCTCTTCCTCGAACGGGCGCCGGACATTACAGGTGCAAAGATCGTCTATCCACTGCTGCTCGACAGGCGGCGGGACGTGCTGCACGCCAAGCCGCTGGAGGGAACGAACGACCCGCGGCTGGACCAGGCGTCCCTGGCCTTCGAGGCGGAGATGACGCAACTCGAGTTTCCCCTGTATCTCCGGAGCACGCGCCGCATCGTTCTCGAGGGTGGCGAAGTGGTGCTGACGAGCACGGTGCGCGACCTCGCCGAGGACGTTCTCGGCCGGCAAAGCTGCGAAAGCGGACAGAAGCGGCTGGACGTGAAGAAGCTGGCGATGGTGCCGCTCGTCATAGGCGACGAACCGCTGGGACTCATCACCTTCATGTTTGATCACGAGGACATCGACGTCGAGATGCTGGAGATGCTGGCCGGCCACTGCATGCTGGCGCTTAAGGCGGCGCTCGATCAGAACGCGGCCGGCCGCTTTGGTGAAGTCGACGAGGTGACGTGGCTGTACAACCGCCGTCACTTCGCGGAGAAGCTGTCGGAGGAGATAACCCGCGCCCGCCGCTACAGCCGTGCCCTTTCAATCGTCCTCTTCGATATCGACGGCTTCAGCGTCTTTAACGAGAGCTACGGTCCGACGATGGGCGACAAGCTCCTCCGCTCCGTCGCGATGACCCTCGCGACCTCGCTTAAGGAGCCGGAACTGACGGCGCGCTACGGAAACGACGAGTTCGCGCTGCTGCTGCCGGAGAGCAATCGAGCTTCGGCGGTGGCGCTGGCGAGCAAGCTGCTGGCGCAGATCGGCCAGGTCACGGTGTTTGGGGGCAGCGGGCCGCCTGAGCCGGTGACGGCAAGCGTGGCCATCGCCTGCTATCCTGAAGACGGCAGCAACCGCGAAGAGTTGCTGGAGGCGGTCGAGGCGTCGCTCGAAGAAGCGAAGCGGGAGAAGAAGGACTCGCGCAGCGGCGCCGGGGACTCGCTGAGCTGGATCGTGAGCGAACGCGCGTAG